The Micromonospora sp. NBC_00421 genome contains a region encoding:
- a CDS encoding cellulase family glycosylhydrolase: MTRRHALLASAAAGTLVAASLTAATLPASAAASACAVTYTVQSQWTGGFSGNVAITNLGSALTNWTLTFDFPQPDQRVTQGWSATWSQSGARVSAASLSWNGALNTGGSTTIGFNGSWSGTNPVPTSFALNGTTCTGTVSPSPTTPPTTAPPTTTPPTTAPPTTTPPTTTPPTTTPPSGAAPSLRVSGNRLVTASGATYRLLGVNRASGEFACVQGKGMWDSGPVDQASVDAMKSWNIRAVRIPLNEDCWLGLSGSPSGTTYQQAVKDYANLLVANGINPILDLHWTHGQYTGNISACPDVDATCQKPMPSRQYTPQFWTGVANAFKGNDAVLFDLFNEPYPDAANNWSDMTAAWRCLRDGGTCTGIDYPVAGMQSLVDAVRATGATNVLLVPGLTWTNDLTQWLTYKPTDPRNNIVASWHSYNFNACVTETCWDTQIAPVAAQVPVHAGEIGQDTCAHDYIDRLTTWLDRNRLGYTAWTWNPWGCSGGNVLIEDYDGTPTKSYGEGYRAHLRTVTP; the protein is encoded by the coding sequence ATGACACGTCGTCATGCCCTGCTGGCGTCGGCAGCAGCCGGCACACTGGTGGCCGCCAGCCTGACCGCGGCCACCCTGCCGGCCTCGGCCGCAGCCTCGGCCTGTGCGGTCACCTACACGGTGCAGAGCCAGTGGACCGGCGGGTTCAGCGGCAACGTCGCCATCACCAACCTCGGCTCCGCCCTCACCAACTGGACCCTGACGTTCGACTTCCCGCAGCCCGACCAACGGGTCACCCAGGGCTGGAGCGCCACCTGGTCCCAGTCCGGTGCGCGGGTGTCGGCGGCCAGCCTGAGCTGGAACGGCGCGCTGAACACCGGCGGGTCCACCACGATCGGCTTCAACGGGTCGTGGAGCGGCACCAACCCCGTACCCACGTCGTTCGCGCTCAACGGGACGACCTGCACCGGCACGGTCAGCCCCTCCCCCACCACACCGCCGACCACCGCCCCACCGACGACCACACCGCCCACCACCGCACCGCCCACGACCACTCCCCCGACGACCACACCGCCGACGACCACACCGCCGAGCGGTGCCGCGCCGAGCCTGCGGGTCTCCGGCAACCGGCTGGTCACCGCGAGCGGTGCCACCTACCGGCTGCTCGGCGTCAACCGGGCCAGCGGCGAGTTCGCCTGCGTGCAGGGCAAGGGCATGTGGGACAGCGGCCCGGTCGACCAGGCCTCGGTCGACGCGATGAAGTCCTGGAACATCCGCGCCGTGCGGATCCCGCTCAACGAGGACTGCTGGCTGGGCCTGTCCGGGTCGCCCAGCGGCACCACCTACCAGCAGGCGGTCAAGGACTACGCGAACCTGCTGGTCGCCAACGGCATCAACCCGATCCTCGACCTGCACTGGACCCACGGCCAGTACACCGGCAACATCTCGGCCTGCCCGGACGTGGACGCCACCTGCCAGAAGCCCATGCCGAGCAGGCAGTACACGCCACAGTTCTGGACCGGGGTGGCAAACGCGTTCAAGGGCAACGACGCGGTGCTGTTCGACCTGTTCAACGAGCCCTACCCGGACGCCGCCAACAACTGGTCGGACATGACGGCGGCCTGGCGCTGCCTGCGCGACGGCGGCACCTGCACCGGCATCGACTACCCGGTGGCCGGCATGCAGAGCCTGGTCGACGCGGTACGCGCCACCGGCGCCACCAACGTCCTGCTGGTCCCCGGGCTGACCTGGACCAACGACCTGACCCAGTGGCTGACCTACAAGCCGACCGACCCGCGCAACAACATCGTGGCCTCGTGGCACTCGTACAACTTCAACGCCTGTGTCACCGAGACCTGCTGGGACACCCAGATCGCGCCGGTGGCCGCGCAGGTGCCGGTGCACGCCGGTGAGATCGGCCAGGACACCTGCGCCCACGACTACATCGACCGGTTGACCACCTGGCTGGACCGCAACCGGCTCGGCTACACCGCATGGACCTGGAACCCGTGGGGTTGCAGCGGC